TCCAAACAGGTGGGCTTTGTCTACGTGGCACCCCACTCATTCCACATGGGTGATCAGGCTGAGGCAATCCTGCCAGCAGTAGGCGATCGTCTCGGTGCTGTCTACCTGTCGGATACTTTTGATCATCATCGCTCCCATGGCCTGCGCTACATCACCAACCCTCCAGGCAATGCAGTGCGTGTGCACCAGCACCTGAAAATCGGTGATGGCGATGTGAACTTCGAAGAGATCTTCTCACTGCTGCGTTCCACCGGTTACCTTGACCGCGAAGACGCACTGTTGGTCTCCAACGTGTTTGCAGAAGATGAAGCAGCAGAAGAAGTATCCCGCTACCAGCTGGAGAAAATCCGCTCACTCATCGACAACGCATAGAGTTATCTCGAAGCTACAAAGACGGTTTCTTATCTTTAGATTTTAAGGATGAGAAACCGTCTTTCACCCTTTTAATCGTGATTGGAGATTGAAGCCATGCGCAATGATCGATCCTTTAGCGTTCCCATTGCGCTGCTTGCCGCGGGAGCACTATTCCTCGAAATTCTCGACGGCACCATCTTGACCACCGCCGTCCCAGCCATTGCCCGTGACTTCGGCATTGATGCAGTAGATGTCAGCATTGCTCTGGTTGCCTACCTGGCAGCTGCAGCAGCTGGTATTCCGGCAGCAGGGTGGCTGGCGGACCGATTCGGGGTGCGTAAAGTGTTGTTGCTGGCTCTGACTGTTTTTACTGTCGCCTCTTTGGTGTGCGCGGTCGCGCCGGGGCTGACTGTGCTTACCGGTGCTCGCGTTATCCAAGGTCTTGGTGGTGCACTACTTGTCCCAGTCGGCCGATTAGCAGTAATCCGGGGAACTGACCCCAAAGATCTCCTTGATGCCATTGCGTTTTTAACCTGGCCAGCTCTGGTTGCCCCAGTGATCGCCCCACTTCTGGGAGGTCTTCTTGCAGACACCATTGGTTGGCGATGGATCTTCCTCCTCAACGTTCCCTTGGGAATCATCGCGATCGTTGCCGGACTATTCATCCTGCCTAAGAACACTGCCGTGAATGTGAAACGATTTGATCTCCCAGGTTTCCTCGGCGCAATGCTGGTGATGGTGGCGCTGACTGTGGCTGCGGAGTTAATTTCTAGGGGAAGTTCGGCAGAGCTTACTGTCGCTGCATGCCTCGTCTTAAGTGCCGCCGTGGTCTGCGTTTTTATGGTGCGCTGGCTACGAGTCCCAGGCAGGCTTTTTGATCTCAGCATCATGCGCATCCCAGGCTTCCGGGTGGGTAATTCCTCCGGAAGTGTCTACCGATTAGTGATTACAGCAGCACCATTCATGTTCACTCTGCTCTTCCAGGTGGCGCTTGGGTGGTCTGCAACATTAGCGGGTGCCATGGTGGTCGCACTATTCGCAGGAAATGTGGCGATCAAACCTTTCACCACACCGATCATTAAACGCTGGAATTTCAAACCAGTGCTGGTCTTTTCTAACGCAGCTGGTGGCCTGGTATTGGCATCATTTTTGTTTGTCAGCGCAGATACTTCACTCGTGCTCATTGCGCTGCTGCTCTTTGTTTCAGGCGCATTAAGATCCCTAGGTTTCAGCGCCTACAACACCTTGCAATTTGTTGATATCCCACCCGAGCAAACCAGCAA
Above is a genomic segment from Corynebacterium suranareeae containing:
- a CDS encoding MFS transporter, which produces MRNDRSFSVPIALLAAGALFLEILDGTILTTAVPAIARDFGIDAVDVSIALVAYLAAAAAGIPAAGWLADRFGVRKVLLLALTVFTVASLVCAVAPGLTVLTGARVIQGLGGALLVPVGRLAVIRGTDPKDLLDAIAFLTWPALVAPVIAPLLGGLLADTIGWRWIFLLNVPLGIIAIVAGLFILPKNTAVNVKRFDLPGFLGAMLVMVALTVAAELISRGSSAELTVAACLVLSAAVVCVFMVRWLRVPGRLFDLSIMRIPGFRVGNSSGSVYRLVITAAPFMFTLLFQVALGWSATLAGAMVVALFAGNVAIKPFTTPIIKRWNFKPVLVFSNAAGGLVLASFLFVSADTSLVLIALLLFVSGALRSLGFSAYNTLQFVDIPPEQTSNANVLSATLHQLGMSLGIAVAVIAMSLSPTANWAFPLAAALFLIPLIGALSLPRDGGARAFSSS